A stretch of Myxococcus hansupus DNA encodes these proteins:
- a CDS encoding DoxX family protein: MSTVASSAPQSAVTSKPWMLWLGRIFSGLVAALLTLSAVQKLNPSPEALQGFQTFGYSAEVLLPIGVVELLCVLVYLVPRTSVLGAILITGYLGGATATHVRVSDAFIVPILLGVVAWAGLFLRDARIRDLLPLRR, from the coding sequence ATGTCGACCGTCGCGTCGTCCGCTCCTCAGTCCGCAGTGACCTCCAAGCCGTGGATGCTCTGGCTGGGACGTATTTTCTCGGGACTCGTCGCGGCCCTGCTCACCCTGAGCGCCGTGCAGAAGCTGAACCCGTCGCCCGAGGCGCTCCAGGGCTTCCAGACGTTCGGCTATTCCGCGGAGGTGTTGCTCCCCATCGGTGTCGTCGAGCTCCTGTGTGTCCTCGTCTACCTGGTGCCGAGGACCTCCGTGCTGGGCGCCATCCTCATCACTGGCTACCTGGGCGGGGCCACCGCGACGCACGTGCGAGTGTCGGACGCGTTCATCGTGCCCATCCTCCTGGGCGTGGTCGCCTGGGCCGGGCTCTTCTTGCGCGACGCGCGCATCCGGGACCTGCTGCCCCTGCGCCGCTGA
- a CDS encoding serine hydrolase domain-containing protein, producing MKPSLLLALAACVLCACSPDTSTDDMDSAPDSGVEAPDAGGDAQPDAGTEEPDAGAPESTALVFPQNDASWLRVDPASAGWDAAKLNAVIDFVGSRDTRAFVILQDGRILAERYWGFGLNLRRDIASAQKSVIAVLVGIAVQKQLLTLDEAVSEVLGTGWSNANAAAEARITVRHLLTMSSGLTPTLTRMAEPGAVWLYNNDAYHRLRHVLERRTGMGIQELSNAWLFQPLGAVNSAWYARTDLDSKGLPLWGLNMSAKDLARFGLLMQAQGRWNGTQVAPAAQLALATRPSQTLNPAYGHLFWLNGQDFALVPPGHARLEGALLPSAPPDLYAGLGKDDQKVYVVPSLGLVVTRLGPQAGERSAEALSDFDDTLWSMLMDARR from the coding sequence GAAACCGAGCCTCCTCCTCGCCCTCGCGGCCTGCGTCCTTTGTGCGTGCTCGCCGGACACGTCCACCGACGACATGGATTCGGCGCCGGACTCGGGCGTGGAGGCCCCCGACGCCGGAGGAGACGCCCAGCCCGACGCAGGCACGGAAGAACCCGACGCGGGCGCCCCCGAATCCACGGCCCTGGTCTTCCCCCAGAACGACGCGAGCTGGCTCAGGGTGGACCCGGCCAGCGCGGGCTGGGACGCGGCGAAGCTGAACGCCGTCATCGACTTCGTGGGCTCGCGAGACACCCGCGCGTTCGTCATCCTGCAAGACGGACGCATCCTCGCCGAGCGCTACTGGGGCTTTGGCCTGAATCTGCGACGGGACATCGCCTCCGCGCAGAAGAGCGTCATCGCGGTCCTGGTCGGAATCGCCGTGCAGAAGCAATTGCTCACGCTCGACGAAGCCGTCTCGGAGGTCCTGGGCACGGGCTGGTCGAACGCCAACGCCGCGGCCGAGGCCCGCATCACCGTGCGGCACCTGCTGACCATGTCGAGCGGCCTGACGCCCACGCTCACCCGGATGGCCGAGCCTGGCGCTGTCTGGCTTTACAACAACGACGCCTACCACCGGCTGCGCCACGTGCTCGAGCGGCGCACGGGCATGGGCATCCAGGAACTCTCCAACGCCTGGCTCTTCCAACCCCTGGGCGCGGTGAACAGCGCCTGGTACGCACGCACGGACCTGGACAGCAAGGGCCTGCCACTCTGGGGCCTCAACATGAGCGCGAAGGACCTGGCGCGCTTCGGTTTGTTGATGCAGGCCCAGGGGCGCTGGAACGGCACGCAGGTCGCTCCGGCGGCCCAGCTCGCGTTGGCGACGCGGCCTTCCCAGACACTCAATCCCGCGTATGGCCATCTCTTCTGGCTCAATGGACAGGACTTCGCCCTGGTGCCCCCGGGCCACGCGCGCCTCGAAGGCGCCCTCCTCCCCAGCGCACCGCCGGACCTGTACGCGGGGCTCGGCAAGGATGACCAGAAGGTCTACGTGGTGCCCTCGCTCGGGCTCGTGGTGACGCGGTTGGGGCCCCAGGCAGGGGAACGGAGCGCGGAGGCCCTCTCGGACTTCGACGACACGCTGTGGTCCATGCTCATGGACGCGCGACGCTGA